GGCATAGCCAAGTCTCCAACCGGTCATCGCATAGGACTTTGAAAATCCATTGATTAAAATTGTTCTCTCCTTCATTCCTGGTACCTGAATAATGGAAGCATGATCTCCCGCATAGGTCAGCTCACAATAAATCTCATCCGAAAGAACAAAGAGATCTTTTTCTATACAAACTTTGGCAATTTCTTCCAATTCCTTATAACTTAAAATGGATCCTGTCGGATTATTTGGAAATGGCAAAATTAAAATCTTGGTCTTATCTGTAATCTTTTCTAAAATCTGCTCTGCAGTGAGTTTAAAACCATTTTCTTCCTTTAAGTCAATAATAACAGGAACACCACTGGCCAAAATTGTGCACGGCTCATAGGAAACATAGCTTGGTTGAGGTAATAAGACTTCATCTCCAGGATTTAACATCGCTCTGAGTGCAATATCAATTCCTTCGCTCCCTCCCACAGTCACAATAATTTCCTTTGCTGGATTATAGCTTACTTTATATTTTCGCTTGATATAGCGATCAATTTCCATTCTCAAATCCATCAAACCTGAATTTGATGTGTAAAATGTGCGTCCCTTTTCTAGTGAATATACACCCTCATCTCGAATAAAATATGGTGTCTCAAAATCGGGCTCTCCAACGCCCAAAGAAATGGCGCCTTCCATCGTATTGACAATATCAAAAAATTTTCGAATTCCCGATGGCTTTATAGTTTGGATTTTATCTGATAACGGATTTCTCATGGTGTAATCAACTGCCTTTCATCGGTTTTATTTTCCGTAAGAATCGTTCCATGATCCTTATATTTTTTCAAGATAAAATGAGTTCCTGTGCTGAGTACAGACTCCATTGGTGACAACTTATCAGAAACAAATTGTGCCACCTCTCTCATTGTCTTTCCCTCTACAATTACAGTAAAGTCAAAGGAGCCACTCATCAAATATACCGCCGAAACTGCACTGAATTGATAGATACGCTCTGCAATCTTGTCAAATCCCATACCCCTTTGTGGTGTGACCTTTACTTCAATGAGAGCTACAACTTTTTCTGTGCTTGTATTGTCCCAATTGATCAAGGTGTGATACCCACAAATAATACCTTCTTTTTCCATATTGGAAATCTCATTGGCAACATCCACTTCATTTTCTCCCAATAAAATGGCCAATTCTTTCAAATCAATCCTGCTGTTTTTCTCAATGACTGCAAGTATTTTTTCTCTCATTCTTTGTTCTCCTTACCATCAAGTATTCTATATATTTCATCCGCCCCCGAGCGATTAATATATTCCAATTCATCCTTGTCGACAATGCATTTGTCCAGTGAAGTCTGATCAAGCATTCCCACAACTTCTGCTGTAAATCCATCCGCTTTCAATGCTGCAACTGTCTGATATCCACTCTCACAGAGCAAAACAAAACATTGACTTCTCAATCGGTAAATATTGCAACCAAAAAATTCACAAACCTCAATTCCTCCCTGTAACAGTGGAATCTTTCGAATTTCAATTTTTAACCCACATTTTTTCTCTGTTGCAATGCGATAGAGGCAAGCAAGCACACCTGCTTCGCCTGCCTCTATCACTTCTGTTGCAAAATATTGTTTCGCCTCGGGCCTTGGATATAACAATTGACGATGTTTTTGAATGACCTTCTCAAGATATCTTTTGTGATATCTCGTTTCCAATAATTCTTTCTTTTTTTCAAGAATTTGGCTCACTCCCAGTGCCCCCGCATAGCCCAAAACAACAATATCCATTATTGCCCTCCTGGAGCAGCTTCTGCTGGCTGTGGTGCTGGTGCTTGCGTCTCTGGAGCCTGTGTTGGCTCTGGAGCTGGAGCTTGCGTTGGCTCTGGAGCTTGTGTTGGCTCTGGAGCTGGGGCCGGCTGTGGTGCTGGAGTTGCTGGCTGTTCCTTTTTCTCTACTTTCTTTTCTGCCTTCTCCTCACTCTTTTCCTCACTGCGATTGCTACTTTCGCTGGATCTAACACCACGACGCACAATATCATTGGAAGTAATGTAATAGTCCTCAGAAATCTTCTTTTTCTCTGTCTCCACTCCATTGACCTTGACAATCTTCCACAATTGTGAAACCCTTCCATCATGTCCTGATGAAACATAGACCTTTTCTCCTGCCGAAAGCCTTTCATCATCAATATAGGTTGTCTCTCTCTTTGTCTTTGATAAAATTTTTGACTCAAATTCAAGCGTTCGATTTGCTGGTCTTGTCTCCGTTCCCCAAATCGTAAATGTCAATTTTCGATCCGTCGTATAGGCTTCAACATAAATTGGTTTGTCTTGATTATTTGTAATTTTAATATCCTTATAGGTTCCTGCAATCGCTGCATCTCCACTTGGCTGTACATACCCCACAGTCATCGAGTGATTTTGTCGCTGCTTAATCTTTAACTCTGCACGCAATGCAGCATTATACAAAGTCGTCGCAATTTGACAGGCACCACCTCCGATGCTATCTACTACCTGACCATTCTCATAGGCATGGGCAATTCGATAGCCGTTTTTCACTGTAAATGGCTCCATGCACTCATAGCCAGAAAGTGTCTCCCCTGGCATCAAAATATGACCATTAATCTTTTGTGCACCATTTTTTACATTCGTCGCTCGCTCGGATGACGAGGAAGAATAATCGGTTGTAAAAGTTCCCAATACATCCTTAATTCCACTCAATTGATCGGCTGTGATCTTTGGCTTGTCCTCAACCGTCTGCAAATCTAAAACAATATCACTGTTGTCTCCAGAATGAAGTGCCTGTTCAAGATCTGTTTTTGCTTTTTCTTCGTCAATCTTTACTCCCGATTTTTCTGGCGTTATCACAAATTTTCCATCTTTTCGCTCAAGCTTTGCATCCTGTGCTGGCTCAAGTAAATTTCCTGCCTTTTCCTTAATCAATTGGTCAAATTTTGTTTGATCCACAGCATCTTCAAGGTCGAGATTGACAGGAGCAGTATTCATATCCTCCTGTGTCATATATCGCTTAATTAAATTTCCATCATTGTAAGAACCTAATATGCGAAGAACCTGCTCACTGTGTGCCCCCTCATATCCCAATTCCTTTAGGGTGGTGGAGGCAACTTCTTGACCATTGACCTTAACGCGAAGAGTTCTTCCACTATTTCGCTGAATATATTCGTCAATCAACCCCTTCGCTTCTTCGGTTGTCTTTCCTGAAAAATCCATACCATCGACACTAATTCCTGTTGGAATCGTCGATGCCCATGCGTTTTGAATATAGAGTCCTGCTGCCAAAACTGCTATAATTGCACATTTTTGAATGCTCTTCTTCATCATCTCTCTTTTCGTCCTTCTGCCTACATCATGACACTCATCACCATTGGAATAATCATTGCAGCAACCATCACAACGGCAATCACACCCATAATAATCTTCTTTACTTTTGGACTCATCTTTTCACCTCTCCATTCTTCCATACTGGCGAATAATCTTGTCCGTCAGCCTAGAAATCTCACTTCTACTCAAAGCCATCAAAGCTTTGTCCTCTATTCTATGATAGTTTAAAAGTTTCTGCAAGTATTCTTTTTGCCTTTGCGTAGCTGGTACATCTTTTTTCACCTTACATTGCAATGATTCAGCCAAAAGATACTCCTCTTGCTTTCCTCTGCCCATCTCTTGATACAAAAGATGAGCAGAGATGGCATCAGAGAGTGCACGATGGCTTTCCCTCACTTCAATCCCAAAATATGTACAGGCGTTAAGTAAAGTCTTACTCTCCCCCTTAGGCATACATTTTCTAGCAATCTTTAAAGTATCAATGCCCTCTCTCTCAAAGCCAAGCCCTGCATTTTCCATCTCTTTTTTCAAAAAGCGATAGTCAAAAAGGATGTTGTGCCCAAGAAGAGGTAAATCTTCACAAAATTCATAAAACTCGCCTATGACTTCCTCAATATAACTTTGTCCCTTGAGCATCTTTTGTGTAATCCCTGTAATTCTCTCAATTCGTTCAGGAATCTCCACCCTAGGATCAATTAATTTATTCCATTTGCCAACAATCTGCCCATTTTTAACTTGAATAGCTCCAATTTCAATAATATGATCTTTCTTTGCAGAAAGTCCTGTGGTTTCAAGATCCACAGCAACATAATTTTTTTCCATTATACTTGTATCTTAATCTCTCTTCCTGTGGAAGTATATCGGTAATAGCGCACTCCAGCTGCATTGAGCATTCGCTTGCTCGCACGCACAGATGGTGTGTCCTCATACTTATCATCAGCATAAACAATTAATTTAATTCCTGATTGAATAATCGCCTTTGCACATTCATTACATGGAAAGAGGGTGACATAGATTTTGCTGTTCTCTAAACTTCCCCCTCGGTAATTTAGTATGGCATTGAGTTCACCATGAGTGGAATACATATACTTTGCATTGTATGGATCATCTTTTTCATGCTCCTTTCCCCATGGAAACTCTTCATCTGAACATCCCCTTGGAAATCCATTGTAACCCATAGATAAAATTTTATTGTCACTGCTGACAATACACGCACCAACCTGCGTATTTGGATCCTTTGATCTTCTCGCCGAAAGCTCTGCCACACCCATAAAATACTCATCCCAAGTGATGTAATCTTGTCTCTTCTCGCCCATTTTTTGTCCTTTCACACCAAAATCTTCTTTTGACCTGCCGCCTTCATCAAGCGATTCATCACGGCCATTGCCATCCCCTCACCCGAAAAACTCTCCGCATAGATAATATCTACCTTTTGATGGTCAAATTCGCGAAGAGTGGCAAATAAATGGCGGGCAACTTCTGCCTCATCCTCTCTTGAACCCAAAACCACACAATCAATGGATTTATGATTTGGATAGCGATCTCGATTTTCTCTGGAAACCATCAATCCAATTCGCATCTTTTTTGACTGTGCTTCTTTAATCAGGGCATTGATCTTTTCGACCACCTTTTCATTTTTTCCCTCTACGACAAAAAGTTCTGCCTTTGGGGCATAGTGTCTGTACTTCATTCCTGGTGCCTTTGGTCTTTGGGTCATCTCTTGGTTTCCAAGCAATGTGGGGTCAAGCTCCACCTTGCCCACGACTTCTTTGACCATCTCCATCGTAATTGCCCCTGGACGCAAAATCATCGGAACACTCCCTGTGACATCAATAATCGTTGACTCAAGCCCAATGCCCACTGGCCCACCATCAATAATGGCATTCACTTTTCCATTTAAATCTTCCCACACATGCTCTGCCTGTGTAGGGCTTGGTCTACCTGAAGTATTGGCGCTTGGTGCAGCAATCGGTGTTTTTGCCAAGCGAATCAGACTTCTTGCAATTTCATTTGATGGCATTCGTATTCCAACTGTATCTAACCCTCCACTCGTTTCCAGTGGAACAATCTCTCTTTTTTTCATCACAAGTGTCATTGGTCCTGGCCAAAATGCCTGTGCCAACTTTTTTGCCATCTCTGGCACTTCTCTTGCCAACTTTCCCATTTCCTCTTCATCAGCAATATGGACAATCAAGGGATTGTCACTTGGTCTTCCCTTGGCTGCATAAATCTTTTTTGCTGCCTGTGGATTCAATGCATCTGCCCCAAGTCCATAGACTGTTTCTGTCGGAAACGCCACAAGGCCACCAGACATCAAAATGTCGGCGGCCTCTCTTAGCAGATCCCTATATTGTTTATCTCGAATGACAATCATCTTCGTCTGCATCATATCTCTCCTACAATAGGTGAATCTTGTGCTTTTCACAAGCATCAATAACATCCTGTGGCCAGAGTGAGCTTTGCACCTCTCCAATATGTGCTCGGTTTAAGAGCAACATACAGAGTCTTGACTGACCCACACCACCTCCGATAGTATATGGCAATTCACCATTTAAGAGCATTTGATGATAAGGAAGATTCTTCCTTTCCTCACAATGAGCCTTCTTTAACTGCTCCTCCATGGCCTTTTCGTCTACACGGATACCCATACTAGAAATTTCCAATGCACAATCAAGCCAATCAAACCAAAAGAGAATATCTCCATTCAATGACCAATCATCATAGTCTGGTGCACGGCCATCATGTGGCTCTCCATTCGAAAGCTTGTCTCCAATTTTCTCAATAAATACACAGCCCTTTTCCTTTGTGATCAGGTTTTCTCTTTCCTTTGGTGTCTTATCTGGATATCTTTGCAACAATTCCTCGGAAGTAATAAAGTAGATATCATCTGGAAGATGACGAACTGCATTTGGATACTTATACCAAACTTCATGTTCCATATGCTTAATCACCTTAAAGATGGTACGCACAGTATTCTCCAATTCCTCGATAGTGCGATCCTTCTTATCAATGACCTTTTCCCAGTCCCATTGATCGACATATACAGAATGAAGGTTATCTAACTCCTCATCACGGCGAATCGCATTCATATTTGTATAAAGACCCTCACCAGGCTGAAAATCATACTTGTGCAATGCCATTCTCTTCCACTTTGCAAGAGAATGAACAACCTCCACTTCCTCATTTGGCATAGCCAAAATGTCAAAACCAACTGGTCTTTCTGTTCCATTCAGATTATCATTTAATCCACTTGATTTTGTGACAAATAGAGGAGCAGAAACTCTCTCCAAATTCATCTCTTTTCCAAATTCCTTTTGGAATGTATCTCGAATGTACTTGATTGCCTCCTGCGTCTCTCGAACAGAAAGCACGGGATCATAATGTTTTGGTAATATCAATGCCATAATTTTTTCCTCCTGAATGAAACTATTTTTTAATTCCACTATATTAGCACTTTGGAAGAACAACTTCAAGCCCTTTTGATAACTTATTGACTTACTCGATCAATGACATCCCAAACACTGCTAGGTTCAAATCCCAGTTTCCAGCAACCAACACCTGCCAGATTTTTCTCCTTAATTAAATCCACCTTTAGACCAAGCGATTTTTCTTCCTCCATCCAAATCGCCTGCTTCGTGTCATCGGTCTTAATTTCGCCATAATATTGTCCTAACTTATCATCCCAAGTTAAATCCACATTATTTTGTGTAATCCATGCTTTTGCATCACTAATGCCAATCGCTTTGCTCGTTGTCTCGCCATTTTTCTTCGTCCAAATTCTCGTGTAAAATGGCACACCATTAATTAACTTCTCTGCTGGAACTTCCTTGAGTGTTCTCTCTAGTCCCTTCTTCACATAGCCAATAGAAGAAACACTACCCATACTCGTTCCATTCGTGTGCTCATCATAGCCCATGTTGACTACATAGTCGACAATCTTTGCCAAATCTTTTCTTGAGTAGAAGGCGTTGTAATCTGCATAATTTGGAACATCAACAGATAACACTAAATTATTCTTCCTACATGCAATGGAAAGCTCTCGGATAAATTCAATATAATGGGGCTTTGCATTTTGACGAATCTGCTCAAAATCGACATTGATTCCATCAAATTTATATTTCTTTGCCGACTTGATCATCCCACTAATAATCTTGTCTCTTGCAGCTGACTTCGCAAGTAAAATTTCTGAATTCACATTGGTATTAAAATTATCAACCAGTGCCCAAACCTGAATTCCCTGTGCATGAGCCTTTTGCACATATTCTTCGCTTTCATAGCTCTTGTAATTTCCGTCATTGTCAGAAAGAGCAAACCATGTCGGCGAAATAACATTTAATCCCTTCGTGTCCTTAATCGCCTCATCAAATCCTCCATTTGCTGCTTGCACGGTCACCTGATGCCATCCCAGTACAATTGGCTTATCCAAATGAATGGAGGTATATTTTGGCATATCATTGGTACTAAGATCCGATGCCACTTCTAGTGCACTCAAAAAGCTTTTTTTCACATAGCCGGTATGATTGTCATCGGTGGCCACTTTAACCCATTTCAACTTTTTGCTTGCATACTCATCATCGCTATAATAGTCAAGCAAGCGAACCTTCTCTCCAGGCTCTAACTTGCGAACTTGGTCAGCCGTGACAGCTTCCTTTGTATACATCTTTGTCTCACGCTCAATCGTGGCCGTCTGATAATCTCCCCAATTGTCAAAAATATTGATATGGCGAATTTCATCACCACTAAAATCGTCAATACGAACATCTGCATACTGCGTTATAATATTGAGTGAGAGATATTTTGTTTCATTTTCAATAATAAAAGCTGGCTTTCCTGTCTTGTCTTTATCCTTTAATCCAATTCGAGCCATACTTGTTGGCTGAGCCACCAACATTACTTTTTGGTCATCACTCCAATAAAAATTGCTGAGTGTACTCTGTACCCAGCTAAATGGCAGATAAACTACGCCATCTCTATAAATCGCCGCTGTGCTCTGCTGATTAAAATTATAAAATAATCCCACTCGCTCACCACTGACATGGTAATAATCTCGGTCGGACATAATATTCTTTTTTGTGGCAAATATACCAAAATAATCCGAAACGAAATATCCCACTATGGCAACCATCAATAAAAATACGACTGCTAAAAATCTTGTAATTGCTTTCTTCATAAAATTTAGGGAACCTCCATTTATTTACATAGGTTCCCTAATTATACCATATATTCACTTAAACTACTATTGAAATGAGACTGAATTGATATCTAATTTTATTCATCTATGCGGTCAAAGTGAATTTCTTTGAGTATTCCTGTCTTCTCATCGGAAATAAAATCTCCCATATAACTCAATTTTTCATCCGAAAGTCTCAATACATTGCTCAAATCATTCACATCGCATCGCTTTCCATCGATATAAATTTCTACACCTCGTTCGCCCATATCTCGCAACATCGCAAAACAGGCGTACTCCCTATCCATTCTTTGCATATCTGTTCCCATCTAGTACTCTAAGGTGGAGCATTTTGTGACACATCACTCCAAGTTGAGCCATTCCATCTCTTTGAGTACCTCATAGGACGCCTTCGAAATCAGAAGGGGATCCTCCACAAAGGGAAGTCTATGTATCTGAAAATGATAGCCTCTTTCTAACCTTTTCCTCTCTTTTTCAGACCCAAAAGCCATGACAAAGTGAAAGCGATTTAAGATTTTCTCATCTTCCATTCGCAATATCTGCAAACATTCCTCTCCCTTCCAGCTCGAAAGTGCCACACAGACGACTCGAATGTCACATCGCAAAAATTCTTCTCGATTTCCTCCGTGGCCAAAATCAACCACAATGCGTTCGTAGCCGCCCTCCTTTAGTTTCCAAAGTTGCCCACTACTAGCTGATGGAAAATAACGAATGCCATAGTGCTTTCTTGTTGTATGCAGTAATCGACGAATATCTTGGCTATCATTGAGCTCCACAAATGCGGTTTGAAATAGCCCACATCCCGACAAATAGGCAGAAAAAAGTAAAGCTGTATGTGTTGTTCCCACACCACTTCCTGCCCCCATAACCCCAATGATCACCTGTCTTCTTTGCACAAACTTTTTCTTTTGAAACCATCGCATCCATCGCATTTTTTACTCCTTCTCTAGTAATTGCAAAATTCTCTCATATATCCTCTCCTTTTCTCCCCCTTCCAAAAAAATATTTTCATCAAATGGAAAATACAGACAATTCTTTTCCTCCATCTCCATTTTTTCTCCACCAA
This region of Lachnospiraceae bacterium oral taxon 096 genomic DNA includes:
- a CDS encoding Lrp/AsnC family transcriptional regulator, with the protein product MREKILAVIEKNSRIDLKELAILLGENEVDVANEISNMEKEGIICGYHTLINWDNTSTEKVVALIEVKVTPQRGMGFDKIAERIYQFSAVSAVYLMSGSFDFTVIVEGKTMREVAQFVSDKLSPMESVLSTGTHFILKKYKDHGTILTENKTDERQLITP
- a CDS encoding aminotransferase class I/II-fold pyridoxal phosphate-dependent enzyme; amino-acid sequence: MRNPLSDKIQTIKPSGIRKFFDIVNTMEGAISLGVGEPDFETPYFIRDEGVYSLEKGRTFYTSNSGLMDLRMEIDRYIKRKYKVSYNPAKEIIVTVGGSEGIDIALRAMLNPGDEVLLPQPSYVSYEPCTILASGVPVIIDLKEENGFKLTAEQILEKITDKTKILILPFPNNPTGSILSYKELEEIAKVCIEKDLFVLSDEIYCELTYAGDHASIIQVPGMKERTILINGFSKSYAMTGWRLGYACGPEKIIEQMTKIHQFCIMCAPTTSQYAAVIALRDGDEAVAKMRESYNQRRRYVLSRLNDMGLTCFEPEGAFYVFPSIKRFGIRSEEFATRLLMEEKVAVVPGTAFGDSGEGYLRISYAYSINQLKEALSRIENFVKRLDAQAEV
- a CDS encoding aspartate--ammonia ligase, with translation MALILPKHYDPVLSVRETQEAIKYIRDTFQKEFGKEMNLERVSAPLFVTKSSGLNDNLNGTERPVGFDILAMPNEEVEVVHSLAKWKRMALHKYDFQPGEGLYTNMNAIRRDEELDNLHSVYVDQWDWEKVIDKKDRTIEELENTVRTIFKVIKHMEHEVWYKYPNAVRHLPDDIYFITSEELLQRYPDKTPKERENLITKEKGCVFIEKIGDKLSNGEPHDGRAPDYDDWSLNGDILFWFDWLDCALEISSMGIRVDEKAMEEQLKKAHCEERKNLPYHQMLLNGELPYTIGGGVGQSRLCMLLLNRAHIGEVQSSLWPQDVIDACEKHKIHLL
- a CDS encoding dCMP deaminase family protein; its protein translation is MGEKRQDYITWDEYFMGVAELSARRSKDPNTQVGACIVSSDNKILSMGYNGFPRGCSDEEFPWGKEHEKDDPYNAKYMYSTHGELNAILNYRGGSLENSKIYVTLFPCNECAKAIIQSGIKLIVYADDKYEDTPSVRASKRMLNAAGVRYYRYTSTGREIKIQV
- a CDS encoding SH3 domain-containing protein, which translates into the protein MKKAITRFLAVVFLLMVAIVGYFVSDYFGIFATKKNIMSDRDYYHVSGERVGLFYNFNQQSTAAIYRDGVVYLPFSWVQSTLSNFYWSDDQKVMLVAQPTSMARIGLKDKDKTGKPAFIIENETKYLSLNIITQYADVRIDDFSGDEIRHINIFDNWGDYQTATIERETKMYTKEAVTADQVRKLEPGEKVRLLDYYSDDEYASKKLKWVKVATDDNHTGYVKKSFLSALEVASDLSTNDMPKYTSIHLDKPIVLGWHQVTVQAANGGFDEAIKDTKGLNVISPTWFALSDNDGNYKSYESEEYVQKAHAQGIQVWALVDNFNTNVNSEILLAKSAARDKIISGMIKSAKKYKFDGINVDFEQIRQNAKPHYIEFIRELSIACRKNNLVLSVDVPNYADYNAFYSRKDLAKIVDYVVNMGYDEHTNGTSMGSVSSIGYVKKGLERTLKEVPAEKLINGVPFYTRIWTKKNGETTSKAIGISDAKAWITQNNVDLTWDDKLGQYYGEIKTDDTKQAIWMEEEKSLGLKVDLIKEKNLAGVGCWKLGFEPSSVWDVIDRVSQ
- a CDS encoding 3'-5' exonuclease encodes the protein MEKNYVAVDLETTGLSAKKDHIIEIGAIQVKNGQIVGKWNKLIDPRVEIPERIERITGITQKMLKGQSYIEEVIGEFYEFCEDLPLLGHNILFDYRFLKKEMENAGLGFEREGIDTLKIARKCMPKGESKTLLNACTYFGIEVRESHRALSDAISAHLLYQEMGRGKQEEYLLAESLQCKVKKDVPATQRQKEYLQKLLNYHRIEDKALMALSRSEISRLTDKIIRQYGRMER
- a CDS encoding VanW family protein, encoding MMKKSIQKCAIIAVLAAGLYIQNAWASTIPTGISVDGMDFSGKTTEEAKGLIDEYIQRNSGRTLRVKVNGQEVASTTLKELGYEGAHSEQVLRILGSYNDGNLIKRYMTQEDMNTAPVNLDLEDAVDQTKFDQLIKEKAGNLLEPAQDAKLERKDGKFVITPEKSGVKIDEEKAKTDLEQALHSGDNSDIVLDLQTVEDKPKITADQLSGIKDVLGTFTTDYSSSSSERATNVKNGAQKINGHILMPGETLSGYECMEPFTVKNGYRIAHAYENGQVVDSIGGGACQIATTLYNAALRAELKIKQRQNHSMTVGYVQPSGDAAIAGTYKDIKITNNQDKPIYVEAYTTDRKLTFTIWGTETRPANRTLEFESKILSKTKRETTYIDDERLSAGEKVYVSSGHDGRVSQLWKIVKVNGVETEKKKISEDYYITSNDIVRRGVRSSESSNRSEEKSEEKAEKKVEKKEQPATPAPQPAPAPEPTQAPEPTQAPAPEPTQAPETQAPAPQPAEAAPGGQ
- a CDS encoding threonylcarbamoyl-AMP synthase, whose amino-acid sequence is MQTKMIVIRDKQYRDLLREAADILMSGGLVAFPTETVYGLGADALNPQAAKKIYAAKGRPSDNPLIVHIADEEEMGKLAREVPEMAKKLAQAFWPGPMTLVMKKREIVPLETSGGLDTVGIRMPSNEIARSLIRLAKTPIAAPSANTSGRPSPTQAEHVWEDLNGKVNAIIDGGPVGIGLESTIIDVTGSVPMILRPGAITMEMVKEVVGKVELDPTLLGNQEMTQRPKAPGMKYRHYAPKAELFVVEGKNEKVVEKINALIKEAQSKKMRIGLMVSRENRDRYPNHKSIDCVVLGSREDEAEVARHLFATLREFDHQKVDIIYAESFSGEGMAMAVMNRLMKAAGQKKILV